A window of Longispora fulva contains these coding sequences:
- a CDS encoding tryptophan 2,3-dioxygenase encodes MTDETCPLFGEQGGKLTYGSYLRVPELLELQIPESSPPAHDELLFITIHQVYELWFKLILHELTDARNRMLTGEAYAPRVRLERSQAIMRVLVSQVDVIDTMTPQDFLAFREKLAPASGFQSVQFREVEFLSNLKDPTYLDRFRGLTEAEEARLRERLVEPSLWDGYVTLLAHNGFPVATEEEREVALKQIAHDREKYGQLWDLAEALIAHDQSLALWRSRHVLMAERQIGTKAGTGGSAGGAYLRSRLPLRCYPELWSLRSAL; translated from the coding sequence GTGACCGATGAGACATGCCCACTGTTCGGCGAGCAGGGCGGGAAGCTGACCTACGGCAGCTACCTCCGCGTCCCGGAGCTGCTCGAGCTGCAGATCCCCGAGTCCTCGCCGCCCGCGCACGACGAGCTGCTGTTCATCACCATCCACCAGGTGTACGAGCTGTGGTTCAAGCTGATCCTGCACGAGCTGACCGACGCGCGGAACCGGATGCTGACCGGCGAGGCCTACGCGCCCCGGGTCCGCCTCGAGCGCAGCCAGGCCATCATGCGGGTGCTGGTCAGCCAGGTGGACGTGATCGACACCATGACGCCGCAGGACTTCCTCGCGTTCCGGGAGAAGCTCGCGCCGGCCTCCGGGTTCCAGTCCGTGCAGTTCCGTGAGGTCGAGTTCCTCTCGAACCTGAAGGACCCCACCTACCTCGACCGGTTCAGGGGGCTCACCGAGGCCGAGGAGGCCCGGCTGCGCGAGCGGCTGGTCGAGCCGAGCCTGTGGGACGGCTACGTCACGCTGCTCGCCCACAACGGCTTCCCGGTGGCCACCGAGGAGGAGCGCGAGGTCGCGCTGAAGCAGATCGCGCACGACCGCGAGAAGTACGGCCAGCTGTGGGACCTCGCCGAGGCGCTGATCGCCCACGACCAGTCCCTGGCCCTGTGGCGCTCGCGGCACGTGCTGATGGCCGAGCGCCAGATCGGCACGAAGGCCGGCACCGGCGGCAGCGCGGGCGGTGCGTACCTGCGCTCGCGCCTCCCGCTGCGCTGCTACCCGGAGCTGTGGTCGCTGCGCTCGGCGCTTTAG
- a CDS encoding N-acetylglucosamine kinase: protein MVTGYYVAVDGGNSKTDVLIGDSTGHILARVRGGGSSPFHLGFDGTIALLDKLIADAQAQAGGVPLDRAELYLAGADLPHEVAALQAGAEGADWAAVHLVDNDTFALLRAGTDAPDAIAVVCGAGTNCVGRAADGRTARFPALGEITGDWGGGHHLARLALWHAVRGEDGRGPATALTAAVAAHFGRDGAEAVGVALHLGEISIDQVPELSPLLFTVAETGDAVALAVIEQQAEEIVAQATVAARRLDLLDKPHAVVLGGGVLQSEQPLLLAGIRSRLVPAAEPVVVTSPPVLGAALLALDGLGASVESHALLRAALSPPRAG from the coding sequence GTGGTAACGGGGTACTACGTCGCCGTCGACGGCGGCAACTCCAAGACCGACGTGCTGATCGGCGACTCCACCGGTCACATCCTGGCCCGGGTGCGCGGCGGCGGCTCCTCGCCGTTCCACCTCGGGTTCGACGGCACGATCGCGCTGCTCGACAAGTTGATCGCCGACGCGCAGGCCCAGGCCGGCGGGGTGCCACTCGACCGGGCCGAGCTGTACCTGGCCGGGGCGGACCTGCCGCACGAGGTCGCGGCGTTGCAGGCCGGCGCGGAGGGCGCGGACTGGGCGGCGGTCCACCTGGTCGACAACGACACGTTCGCGCTGCTGCGGGCCGGTACGGACGCGCCGGACGCGATCGCCGTGGTGTGCGGCGCCGGCACGAACTGCGTGGGGCGGGCCGCCGACGGACGCACCGCCCGGTTCCCGGCGCTCGGCGAGATCACGGGCGACTGGGGCGGCGGGCACCACCTGGCCCGGCTCGCCCTGTGGCACGCGGTGCGCGGCGAGGACGGCCGGGGCCCGGCGACGGCGCTCACGGCGGCCGTGGCGGCGCACTTCGGCCGGGACGGCGCGGAGGCCGTCGGGGTCGCCCTGCACCTCGGGGAGATCTCCATCGACCAGGTGCCGGAGCTGTCGCCGCTGCTGTTCACGGTCGCCGAGACCGGGGACGCCGTCGCGCTGGCCGTGATCGAGCAGCAGGCGGAGGAGATCGTCGCGCAGGCGACCGTGGCAGCCCGCCGGCTGGATCTGTTGGACAAGCCGCACGCGGTGGTACTGGGCGGCGGCGTCCTGCAGTCCGAACAGCCTCTGCTCCTGGCCGGGATCAGGTCCCGCCTGGTGCCGGCGGCCGAGCCGGTGGTGGTGACGTCTCCCCCGGTGCTCGGGGCGGCGCTGCTGGCCCTGGACGGGCTGGGCGCATCGGTCGAGTCACACGCGCTGCTGCGCGCCGCCCTGTCGCCGCCGCGCGCCGGGTGA
- a CDS encoding 6-phospho-beta-glucosidase, whose amino-acid sequence MKVAVVGGGSTYSPELIDGFARLGSPVTELALIDPAADRLEMIGPFGARIFARYGHAGQVTWTSDLDKGLDGADVVIIQLRVGGQDARIGDETFPLECGCVGQETTGAGGLAKALRTVPVVLEVAERARQLANPGAWIVDFTNPTGIVTRALLDAGHNAVGLCNVAIGFQRRFAKLLGVAPEAVLLDHVGLNHLTWERAAYVDGVDRLPELLTDHLDDLAGDLLLPGKVLTQLGNVPSYYLRYFYAHDAVVQEELGAETRGEKVAAMEAELLKMYADPKLDVKPELLSKRGGAFYSEAAVGLINSLTGLTPGIHPANVRNNGALPFLSDDAVIEVMCDVSEAGAVPRPITPLAPELAGLVAHVSGYEELAVQAAVHGGADRVYKALLAHPLVGQHDLAEQLAATMVRDRHLKW is encoded by the coding sequence ATGAAGGTCGCGGTCGTCGGCGGCGGTTCGACGTACAGTCCGGAGCTCATCGACGGGTTCGCCCGGCTCGGCTCACCGGTGACCGAGTTGGCGCTGATCGACCCGGCCGCCGACCGGCTGGAGATGATCGGGCCGTTCGGCGCCCGGATCTTCGCCAGATACGGGCACGCCGGCCAGGTCACGTGGACCTCGGACCTCGACAAGGGGCTCGACGGCGCCGACGTGGTGATCATCCAGCTGCGGGTCGGCGGCCAGGACGCCCGGATCGGGGACGAGACGTTCCCGCTCGAGTGCGGCTGCGTCGGCCAGGAGACCACCGGGGCCGGCGGGCTCGCCAAGGCGCTGCGCACCGTGCCGGTCGTCCTCGAGGTCGCCGAGCGGGCCCGCCAGCTGGCCAACCCGGGCGCGTGGATCGTCGACTTCACCAACCCGACCGGCATCGTGACCCGGGCGCTGCTCGACGCCGGGCACAACGCCGTCGGGCTGTGCAACGTGGCGATCGGCTTCCAGCGCCGGTTCGCCAAGCTGCTCGGGGTCGCGCCCGAGGCGGTGCTGCTCGACCACGTGGGGCTCAACCACCTCACCTGGGAGCGGGCGGCGTACGTCGACGGGGTCGACCGGCTGCCGGAGCTGCTGACCGACCACCTCGACGACCTGGCCGGCGACCTGCTGCTGCCGGGGAAGGTGCTCACCCAGCTCGGCAACGTGCCGTCCTACTACCTGCGGTACTTCTACGCGCACGACGCCGTGGTCCAGGAGGAGCTGGGCGCGGAGACCCGGGGCGAGAAGGTCGCGGCGATGGAGGCGGAGCTGCTGAAGATGTATGCAGATCCCAAGCTCGATGTGAAACCCGAACTTCTGTCGAAGCGCGGCGGGGCGTTCTACTCCGAGGCGGCCGTCGGCCTGATCAACTCGCTGACCGGCCTGACCCCGGGCATCCACCCGGCGAACGTGCGCAACAACGGCGCGCTGCCGTTCCTGTCCGACGACGCGGTCATCGAGGTGATGTGCGACGTGTCCGAGGCCGGCGCGGTGCCCCGGCCGATCACGCCGCTGGCCCCGGAACTGGCGGGCCTCGTGGCGCACGTCAGCGGGTACGAGGAGCTGGCCGTCCAGGCGGCGGTGCACGGCGGGGCCGACCGGGTCTACAAGGCGCTGCTCGCCCACCCGCTCGTCGGCCAGCACGACCTGGCCGAGCAGCTGGCGGCGACGATGGTCCGCGATCGGCACCTGAAGTGGTAA
- a CDS encoding ROK family transcriptional regulator, whose translation MATSRHLRALNEGAALEQLLARGSLTRGELRELTGLSKPTASELLRRLVETGLAVVTGHVTGRPGPNAEIYAPHPEAAHVAAISLRVKSLSVAICDLVGGVQAEFQARDITEALDWLASGTRRPAHIQLAVPGSYDPATDTIRHIDTPGWDRPGLIGELRTRVDCSLDVDNDVNLVAVAERQFQNGPFTLLWVDEGLGLAIDLGGQLLRGASGGAGEIGYLPVPGAGGGDLQSLIGAPNLDGLTLDEVAERLAVPLVAIIAVLDPPRIVLAGGVARGGGEALREAVEKVMATKPFSVPIELTKVDGDPVLVGALRAGLATVQRRLIQGDMS comes from the coding sequence GTGGCGACCTCCCGACACCTGCGCGCACTGAACGAAGGCGCAGCTCTTGAGCAGTTGCTGGCCAGGGGCAGCCTCACCAGGGGCGAGCTGCGCGAGCTCACCGGGCTGTCGAAACCGACCGCCTCGGAGCTGCTGCGCCGCCTCGTGGAGACCGGTCTCGCGGTCGTCACCGGACACGTCACCGGCCGGCCCGGCCCCAACGCGGAGATCTACGCTCCACACCCCGAAGCGGCACATGTCGCCGCGATATCACTCAGGGTAAAGTCACTCTCCGTAGCAATTTGTGATCTTGTTGGCGGGGTCCAGGCCGAGTTCCAGGCCCGGGACATCACCGAAGCCCTCGACTGGCTGGCCTCCGGGACCCGTCGACCGGCCCACATCCAGCTCGCCGTGCCCGGCTCGTACGACCCGGCGACCGACACCATCCGGCACATCGACACCCCGGGCTGGGACCGGCCGGGGCTGATCGGCGAGCTGCGGACCCGAGTGGACTGTTCCCTCGACGTCGACAACGACGTGAACCTCGTCGCGGTCGCCGAGCGGCAGTTCCAAAATGGGCCGTTCACTCTGTTGTGGGTCGACGAGGGCCTCGGGTTGGCCATCGACCTGGGTGGACAGCTGCTGCGCGGCGCGTCCGGCGGGGCCGGCGAGATCGGTTACCTGCCCGTGCCGGGCGCCGGTGGCGGGGACCTGCAGAGCCTGATCGGCGCGCCCAACCTCGACGGCCTGACCCTCGACGAGGTCGCCGAGCGGCTCGCCGTGCCCCTCGTCGCCATCATCGCCGTGCTCGACCCGCCCCGGATCGTGCTCGCCGGCGGCGTCGCCCGGGGCGGCGGCGAGGCGCTGCGCGAGGCCGTCGAGAAGGTGATGGCGACCAAGCCGTTCAGCGTGCCGATCGAACTCACCAAGGTCGACGGGGACCCCGTGCTCGTCGGCGCGCTGCGCGCCGGCCTGGCAACCGTACAAAGAAGACTGATCCAAGGAGACATGTCATGA
- a CDS encoding PadR family transcriptional regulator, translating into MADTGLNATAAALLGLLHDGPMTGGQLMAEAERRLGAYWTMTRSQVYRELPVLAERGYLRLGKPGPRSSQPYSVTASGKRAFGKWLAEPAGKDQVRNPVVLRTAFSSLMPKGEKKDMYEEAVSYHTNSLAEVREQAKNAKKEGDEAGATALDFAVGYHKAVLAWLKTAK; encoded by the coding sequence ATGGCAGATACTGGCCTTAATGCGACAGCGGCAGCCCTATTGGGACTGCTACACGATGGACCGATGACCGGCGGCCAGCTCATGGCCGAAGCGGAGCGGCGCCTGGGTGCCTACTGGACGATGACTCGTTCCCAGGTGTACCGGGAGCTTCCCGTGCTCGCCGAGCGTGGATATCTGCGCCTCGGCAAGCCGGGGCCACGCTCCAGTCAGCCCTATTCGGTCACGGCGTCCGGCAAGCGAGCCTTCGGCAAGTGGCTCGCGGAACCGGCGGGGAAGGACCAGGTCAGGAACCCGGTCGTTCTGCGTACGGCGTTCAGCAGCCTCATGCCCAAGGGCGAGAAGAAGGACATGTACGAGGAGGCGGTGTCCTACCACACCAACTCTCTCGCGGAGGTCCGGGAACAGGCTAAGAACGCCAAGAAGGAGGGGGACGAGGCCGGCGCCACGGCGCTGGACTTCGCGGTCGGCTACCACAAGGCTGTGTTGGCCTGGCTGAAGACGGCAAAGTAG
- the prfB gene encoding peptide chain release factor 2: MTTTLELAEAIRGLDATLHNIEVVLDVAKLRKDKADLEAEASAPDLWDDQTKAQAVTSRLSYVNMEINRVEGLRSRIDDAGIMLEMAESEDDPGVLEEVVEELAKLRKSIDELEVRTLLSGPYDVREALVSIRSGAGGVDAADFAEMLMRMYLRWAERHGYPTEVYDTSYAEEAGLKSATFAVKVPYAYGTLSVEAGTHRLVRISPFDNQGRRQTSFAAVEVVPVVEQTDDIEIPDEEIRVDVYRASGPGGQGVNTTDSAVRLTHIPTNIVVSCQNERSQLQNKATAMVVLKAKLLARKQAEEAAKIDALRGDVAGSWGDQMRNYVLNPYQMVKDLRSEFETGNPSAVLDGEIDGFIEAGIRWRKQRERAAGK; encoded by the coding sequence GTGACCACCACGCTCGAACTCGCCGAAGCCATCCGTGGACTCGATGCCACCCTGCACAACATCGAAGTCGTCCTCGACGTCGCCAAGCTCCGCAAGGACAAGGCGGACCTCGAGGCGGAGGCGTCAGCCCCCGACCTCTGGGACGACCAGACGAAGGCGCAGGCGGTGACGTCCCGGCTGAGCTACGTGAACATGGAGATCAACAGGGTCGAGGGCCTCCGGTCCCGGATCGACGACGCGGGCATCATGTTGGAGATGGCCGAGTCGGAGGACGATCCGGGGGTCCTCGAGGAAGTGGTCGAGGAGCTCGCGAAGCTCCGCAAGTCGATCGACGAGCTCGAGGTCCGCACCCTGCTCTCCGGCCCGTACGACGTCCGCGAGGCCCTGGTCTCGATCCGCTCCGGCGCGGGCGGCGTGGACGCGGCGGACTTCGCCGAGATGCTCATGCGGATGTACCTGCGGTGGGCCGAGCGGCACGGCTACCCGACAGAGGTCTACGACACCAGCTACGCCGAGGAGGCCGGGCTCAAGTCCGCCACCTTCGCCGTCAAGGTGCCCTACGCGTACGGCACGCTGTCCGTGGAGGCCGGAACCCACCGGTTGGTCCGGATCAGCCCGTTCGACAACCAGGGTCGCCGGCAGACCAGCTTCGCCGCCGTCGAGGTCGTGCCCGTGGTCGAGCAGACCGACGACATCGAGATCCCCGACGAGGAGATCCGGGTGGACGTCTACCGGGCCTCGGGCCCCGGTGGTCAGGGCGTCAACACCACCGACTCGGCCGTCCGGCTGACCCACATTCCGACGAACATCGTCGTGAGCTGCCAGAACGAGCGGTCCCAGCTGCAGAACAAGGCCACGGCGATGGTCGTCCTCAAGGCCAAGCTGCTCGCCCGCAAGCAGGCCGAGGAAGCCGCGAAGATCGACGCGCTGCGCGGGGACGTGGCCGGCTCGTGGGGCGATCAGATGCGCAACTACGTGCTCAATCCGTACCAGATGGTGAAGGATCTTCGCTCTGAATTCGAGACCGGGAACCCCTCGGCGGTGCTCGACGGGGAGATCGACGGGTTCATCGAGGCCGGAATCCGGTGGCGCAAACAGCGCGAGCGGGCCGCCGGGAAGTAG